In one Rutidosis leptorrhynchoides isolate AG116_Rl617_1_P2 chromosome 8, CSIRO_AGI_Rlap_v1, whole genome shotgun sequence genomic region, the following are encoded:
- the LOC139864038 gene encoding uncharacterized protein: MQINELAELRDQTYETSYIYKERTKLTHDAKLIPINFALGDKVLLCNSRFKKFTGKFRSRWSGPFKVTHAFSLGAVKLEGPIENFKVNGRRLKAYVETSTGRNISSPLIHSEDMTEKLSFYELSGEKRERALCDIEAKNIVMQAILYVLFENVDSNTTAKDVWDEIKRQ; the protein is encoded by the exons ATGCAGATAAATGAACTTGCAGAATTAAGAGACCAAACATATGAGACGTCGtatatctacaaggaacggacgaagctgacacacgatgcaaaactgataccAATAAATTTCGCTcttggagataaagttctactctgcAATTCTAGATTCAAGAAATTCACTGGTAAATTCAGATCTCGATGGAGTGGACCATTTAAAGTAACACATGCTTTTTCGCTTGGAGCCGTAAAATTAGAAGGACCCATCGAAAACTTCAAAGTCAATGGCCGCCGATTGAAAGCTTATGTTGAGACCTCGACAGGGAGGAATATCTCTTCTcccttgatccattctgaagacatGACAGAAAAgttgagct tctatgaactttctggtgagaaACGTGAGAGAGCACTGTGTGATATTGAAGCTaaaaatattgtcatgcaagccatCCTGTAtgtgttgtttgaaaatgttgacagCAATACCACTGCTAAGGacgtatgggatgagatcaaaaggCAAtag